A stretch of Salvelinus namaycush isolate Seneca unplaced genomic scaffold, SaNama_1.0 Scaffold2166, whole genome shotgun sequence DNA encodes these proteins:
- the nudt19 gene encoding nucleoside diphosphate-linked moiety X motif 19 isoform X1 translates to MKGLITTYPSSQVRVYIYMKGLITTYHSSQVRVYMKGLITTYHSSQVSVYMKGLITTYPSSQVRVYMKGLITTYPSSQVRVYMKGLITTYHSSQVSVYMKGLITTYPSSQVRVYIKGLITTYPSSQVSVYMKGLITTYPSSQVRVYMKGLITTYPSSRVRVYMKDLITTYPSSQVSVYIYMKGLITTYHSSQVSVYMKGLITTYPSSQVRVYIYMKGLITTYHSSQVRVYMKGLITTYHSSQVSVYMKGLITTYPSSQVRVYMKGLITTYPSSQVSVYMKGLITTYPSSQVRVYMKGLITTYPSSQVRVYMKGLITTYHSSQVSVYMKGLITTYPSSQVRVYMKGLITTYHSSQVSVYMKGLITTYPSSQVRVYIKGLITTYPSSQVSVYMKGLITTYPSSQVRVYMKGLITTYPSSRVRVYMKDLITTYPSSQVTSCTQRRGHVRWT, encoded by the exons ATGAAGGGTCTGATTACTACATATCCCTCCTCCCAGGTTAGAGTTTACATTTATATGAAGGGTCTGATTACTACATATCACTCCTCCCAGGTTAGAGTTTACATGAAGGGTCTGATTACTACATATCACTCCTCCCAGGTTAGTGTTTACATGAAGGGTCTGATTACTACATATCCCTCCTCCCAGGTTAGAGTTTACATGAAGGGTCTGATTACTACATATCCCTCCTCCCAGGTTAGAGTTTACATGAAGGGTCTGATTACTACATATCACTCCTCCCAGGTTAGTGTTTACATGAAGGGTCTGATTACTACATATCCCTCCTCCCAGGTTAGAGTTTAcataaagggtctgattactacATATCCCTCCTCCCAGGTTAGTGTTTACATGAAGGGTCTGATTACTACATATCCCTCCTCCCAGGTTAGAGTTTACATGAAGGGTCTGATTACTACATATCCCTCCTCCCGGGTTAGAGTTTACATGAAGGATCTGATTACTACATATCCCTCCTCCCAGGTTAGTGTTTACATTTATATGAAGGGTCTGATTACTACATATCACTCCTCCCAGGTTAGTGTTTACATGAAGGGTCTGATTACTACATATCCCTCCTCCCAGGTTAGAGTTTACATTTATATGAAGGGTCTGATTACTACATATCACTCCTCCCAGGTTAGAGTTTACATGAAGGGTCTGATTACTACATATCACTCCTCCCAGGTTAGTGTTTACATGAAGGGTCTGATTACTACATATCCCTCCTCCCAGGTTAGAGTTTACATGAAGGGTCTGATTACTACATATCCCTCCTCCCAGGTTAGTGTTTACATGAAGGGTCTGATTACTACATATCCCTCCTCCCAGGTTAGAGTTTACATGAAGGGTCTGATTACTACATATCCCTCCTCCCAGGTTAGAGTTTACATGAAGGGTCTGATTACTACATATCACTCCTCCCAGGTTAGTGTTTACATGAAGGGTCTGATTACTACATATCCCTCCTCCCAGGTTAGAGTTTACATGAAGGGTCTGATTACTACATATCACTCCTCCCAGGTTAGTGTTTACATGAAGGGTCTGATTACTACATATCCCTCCTCCCAGGTTAGAGTTTAcataaagggtctgattactacATATCCCTCCTCCCAGGTTAGTGTTTACATGAAGGGTCTGATTACTACATATCCCTCCTCCCAGGTTAGAGTTTACATGAAGGGTCTGATTACTACATATCCCTCCTCCCGGGTTAGAGTTTACATGAAGGATCTGATTACTACATATCCCTCCTCCCAG GTGACGAGCTGTACCCAGAGGAGGGGTCATGTCAGATGGACGTGA
- the nudt19 gene encoding nucleoside diphosphate-linked moiety X motif 19 isoform X3 yields the protein MNTALRHWKEAATVILAAGTRHKLPVDSLTRCVDKGTSAPAISGHSNLPDRLAFDYEVLLLKRSGTSGFMPNAYVFPGGLVDPADFSSEWLDLFKSFRRSPNFGLGFVKQPPETRPPIFATDRKKLGSPVPGDVAFRICAVRETFEESGVLLVVPKEEESTLLNSIENNRYSQSELTRITDLCDKSELAKWRVLVNENPSNFVRMCRELECLPNIWALHEWGNWLTPTGVYGKQRRYDTAFYICCLQETPPHTLQDEKEIVHFKWSTPSEILHSYQARDMWIAPPQFYDLSRMCRFPTLLDLHSFSRQRASEGCEQWLPVRMVSDSYYISLLPGDELYPEEGSCQMDVTLNTDRSLDELHQGCSALHRIVALDPYTAAAVITITPKYNHLLPFTRSSLRTSTSSQL from the exons ATGAATACGGCTCTGAGACACTGGAAGGAGGCCGCGACGGTCATACTAGCTGCTGGTACGAGACATAAACTCCCTGTAGATAGTTTGACGAGGTGTGTCGATAAAGGCACCTCTGCACCTGCGATCAGTGGGCACTCCAACTTGCCTGACAGGTTAGCCTTCGACTATGAAGTGTTGTTGTTGAAACGAAGCGGTACGAGTGGTTTCATGCCGAATGCTTATGTCTTTCCCGGCGGTCTGGTGGATCCGGCAGATTTCTCAAGTGAATGGCTTGATCTTTTTAAATCTTTTCGGCGCTCACCGAATTTTGGACTGGGATTTGTGAAACAGCCGCCGGAGACGAGACCTCCTATCTTCGCCACTGACAGGAAGAAACTGGGTTCTCCCGTTCCAGGGGACGTCGCATTTAGAATCTGTGCCGTGAGGGAAACGTTTGAGGAGTCGGGTGTACTTCTAGTCGTGCCTAAAGAGGAAGAGAGTACTTTACTTAACAGCATCGAGAACAACAGATACAGTCAGTCCGAATTAACCAGAATAACCGATCTCTGTGACAAGAGTGAATTGGCTAAATGGAGAGTGCTGGTAAACGAGAACCCCTCTAACTTCGTCAGAATGTGCAGGGAGCTGGAGTGTCTACCAAACATCTGGGCTCTGCATGAATGGGGTAACTGGCTGACCCCTACTGGTGTGTACGGGAAACAGAGGAGGTACGACACGGCCTTCTACATTTGCTGCTTGCAAGAAACACCACCTCACACCCTACAAGACGAGAAGGAAATTGTGCACTTTAAG tggTCCACCCCCTCAGAGATCCTCCACAGCTACCAGGCCAGAGATATGTGGATAGCCCCTCCACAGTTCTATGATCTCAGCCGTATGTGCCGGTTCCCCACCCTGCTGGACCTCCACAGCTTCTCCAGACAGAGAGCTTCAGAGGGCTGTGAACAGTGGCTCCCTGTCCGCATGGTGTCAGACAGCTACTACATATCACTCCTCCCAG GTGACGAGCTGTACCCAGAGGAGGGGTCATGTCAGATGGACGTGACCCTGAACACCGATCGGAGCCTTGATGAGCTACATCAGGGCTGCTCAGCACTGCACCGTATCGTAGCCTTGGACCCCTACACCGCTGCTGCCGTCATCACCATCACACCCAA ATACAACCACCTGCTGCCCTTCACCCGGTCCAGCCTGAGAACCAGCACCAGCAGTCAGCTCTGA
- the nudt19 gene encoding nucleoside diphosphate-linked moiety X motif 19 isoform X2, which translates to MNTALRHWKEAATVILAAGTRHKLPVDSLTRCVDKGTSAPAISGHSNLPDRLAFDYEVLLLKRSGTSGFMPNAYVFPGGLVDPADFSSEWLDLFKSFRRSPNFGLGFVKQPPETRPPIFATDRKKLGSPVPGDVAFRICAVRETFEESGVLLVVPKEEESTLLNSIENNRYSQSELTRITDLCDKSELAKWRVLVNENPSNFVRMCRELECLPNIWALHEWGNWLTPTGVYGKQRRYDTAFYICCLQETPPHTLQDEKEIVHFKWSTPSEILHSYQARDMWIAPPQFYDLSRMCRFPTLLDLHSFSRQRASEGCEQWLPVRMVSDSYYISLLPGDELYPEEGSCQMDVTLNTDRSLDELHQGCSALHRIVALDPYTAAAVITITPKYNHLLPFTRSSLRTSTSSQL; encoded by the exons ATGAATACGGCTCTGAGACACTGGAAGGAGGCCGCGACGGTCATACTAGCTGCTGGTACGAGACATAAACTCCCTGTAGATAGTTTGACGAGGTGTGTCGATAAAGGCACCTCTGCACCTGCGATCAGTGGGCACTCCAACTTGCCTGACAGGTTAGCCTTCGACTATGAAGTGTTGTTGTTGAAACGAAGCGGTACGAGTGGTTTCATGCCGAATGCTTATGTCTTTCCCGGCGGTCTGGTGGATCCGGCAGATTTCTCAAGTGAATGGCTTGATCTTTTTAAATCTTTTCGGCGCTCACCGAATTTTGGACTGGGATTTGTGAAACAGCCGCCGGAGACGAGACCTCCTATCTTCGCCACTGACAGGAAGAAACTGGGTTCTCCCGTTCCAGGGGACGTCGCATTTAGAATCTGTGCCGTGAGGGAAACGTTTGAGGAGTCGGGTGTACTTCTAGTCGTGCCTAAAGAGGAAGAGAGTACTTTACTTAACAGCATCGAGAACAACAGATACAGTCAGTCCGAATTAACCAGAATAACCGATCTCTGTGACAAGAGTGAATTGGCTAAATGGAGAGTGCTGGTAAACGAGAACCCCTCTAACTTCGTCAGAATGTGCAGGGAGCTGGAGTGTCTACCAAACATCTGGGCTCTGCATGAATGGGGTAACTGGCTGACCCCTACTGGTGTGTACGGGAAACAGAGGAGGTACGACACGGCCTTCTACATTTGCTGCTTGCAAGAAACACCACCTCACACCCTACAAGACGAGAAGGAAATTGTGCACTTTAAG tggTCCACCCCCTCAGAGATCCTCCACAGCTACCAGGCCAGAGATATGTGGATAGCCCCTCCACAGTTCTATGATCTCAGCCGTATGTGCCGGTTCCCCACCCTGCTGGACCTCCACAGCTTCTCCAGACAGAGAGCTTCAGAGGGCTGTGAACAGTGGCTCCCTGTCCGCATGGTGTCAGACAGCTACTACATATCACTCCTCCCAG GTGACGAGCTGTACCCAGAGGAGGGGTCATGTCAGATGGACGTGACCCTGAACACCGATCGGAGCCTTGATGAGCTACATCAGGGCTGCTCAGCACTGCACCGTATCGTAGCCTTGGACCCCTACACCGCTGCTGCCGTCATCACCATCACACCCAAATACAACCACCTGCTGCCCTTCACCCGGTCCAGCCTGAGAACCAGCACCAGCAGTCAGCTCTGA
- the nudt19 gene encoding nucleoside diphosphate-linked moiety X motif 19 isoform X4 codes for MKGLITTYPSSQVRVYIYMKGLITTYHSSQVRVYMKGLITTYHSSQVSVYMKGLITTYPSSQVRVYMKGLITTYPSSQVSVYMKGLITTYPSSQVRVYIYMKGLITTYHSSQVRVYMKGLITTYHSSQVSVYMKGLITTYPSSQVRVYMKGLITTYPSSQVSVYMKGLITTYPSSQVRVYMKGLITTYPSSQVRVYMKGLITTYHSSQVSVYMKGLITTYPSSQVRVYMKGLITTYHSSQVSVYMKGLITTYPSSQVRVYIKGLITTYPSSQVSVYMKGLITTYPSSQVRVYMKGLITTYPSSRVRVYMKDLITTYPSSQVTSCTQRRGHVRWT; via the exons ATGAAGGGTCTGATTACTACATATCCCTCCTCCCAGGTTAGAGTTTACATTTATATGAAGGGTCTGATTACTACATATCACTCCTCCCAGGTTAGAGTTTACATGAAGGGTCTGATTACTACATATCACTCCTCCCAGGTTAGTGTTTACATGAAGGGTCTGATTACTACATATCCCTCCTCCCAGGTTAGAGTTTACATGAAGGGTCTGATTACTACATATCCCTCCTCCCAG GTTAGTGTTTACATGAAGGGTCTGATTACTACATATCCCTCCTCCCAGGTTAGAGTTTACATTTATATGAAGGGTCTGATTACTACATATCACTCCTCCCAGGTTAGAGTTTACATGAAGGGTCTGATTACTACATATCACTCCTCCCAGGTTAGTGTTTACATGAAGGGTCTGATTACTACATATCCCTCCTCCCAGGTTAGAGTTTACATGAAGGGTCTGATTACTACATATCCCTCCTCCCAGGTTAGTGTTTACATGAAGGGTCTGATTACTACATATCCCTCCTCCCAGGTTAGAGTTTACATGAAGGGTCTGATTACTACATATCCCTCCTCCCAGGTTAGAGTTTACATGAAGGGTCTGATTACTACATATCACTCCTCCCAGGTTAGTGTTTACATGAAGGGTCTGATTACTACATATCCCTCCTCCCAGGTTAGAGTTTACATGAAGGGTCTGATTACTACATATCACTCCTCCCAGGTTAGTGTTTACATGAAGGGTCTGATTACTACATATCCCTCCTCCCAGGTTAGAGTTTAcataaagggtctgattactacATATCCCTCCTCCCAGGTTAGTGTTTACATGAAGGGTCTGATTACTACATATCCCTCCTCCCAGGTTAGAGTTTACATGAAGGGTCTGATTACTACATATCCCTCCTCCCGGGTTAGAGTTTACATGAAGGATCTGATTACTACATATCCCTCCTCCCAG GTGACGAGCTGTACCCAGAGGAGGGGTCATGTCAGATGGACGTGA